The DNA segment GACAGCCAGATCCCCGTCGCTTGCCGCATAGAACCAATAGCTGGTGCCGTCAGAATAGCCTTCGGAGTCCATGTCCTCGTCGGGAACGGCCTCGAACCAGCCTGTCCGCAGGGAGCAGTCTTCCTCGTCGCCGTAGTAATGCCAGTGCTCGTCGCCGTCCTCCTGAACCCATCCGGTCTGGGCAGCGCCGTGCTCGTTAAAGTAATATTTCTTCCCGTTGATGGTTTCCTGGTCGCTCGTTTTCTTCTTTCCGGCTGCGGAGAAGTAGAACCAGTAGGACGGTTCAATATCGTCTTCATTGTCATAATCCTGAACGCTCGTATAGAGCCAGTTATTTACGATGAGAGCGCCGCCGTTGTTGTCACCGTCGCCGTAGTAGAGGGCGTCCTGCCATGCGCTTTCATCGGTGAGGGCCTCGCCGGACTCGCTGATCCAGCCGGTCAGCATCCTGCCGTACTCGTCAAAGACATATTTCTTCCCGCCGATCTCTTCAACGGCCGCTTTGCCGTTTTTGCTGCGGTACGCCCTTCCGTCGCTGCCGAAATAGTACCAGTTCACATCGTTCGGAACTGAACTGCTCTGCTGGGAGGTATTCTCCAGCTCCCGCCACTCGTTTTTCACCATGGCACCGGAGGAGTTTACATAATAGTAGTTTTCATTGATTTCGAGAAGTCTGCTGCGTACCATGTAGCCGTCGCTTCCAAGATAATAGCTGTGCCCGCCGTCTTCCTTCCAGCCATCCTTAAAAAATTCGCCGTTGTTCAGCGTATAGACCCACTCGCCGTTGTCCATGGTCCAGTCGGCAAGGGAGGTAAAGGCGGTTCCCAGTGTCATGAGTGCAGAAACGCCGATCACTGCGGCCCCGATCATTCGTTTTTTCATACGTGTTAAGCCTCCTGTGAGAGAATTTTTTCATATACCCGCTTCTTATAGCATACCATTAAAGCTGCATGTAAGTCCAGCAGAATTTGGGGGAATGCCGCGAAAAACGCGTGGCTAAATAAATTGTGAACAGCCTCTTTTTCTGGTATGATAGAAAGGAAAAGGGGATTGTGGTATGGAAGAAATACTGCCATCCCATATCAGGGCTTTATGATGCGGTTTACATAAAAATAATAAAAGGGAGAAAAAACATGGAAATTCAAGAAAACCGGATAATAACCAGAATAGAAACACTTGCAGCATTTAACATGACACCAGGAAATGGAATCACACGTTTTTCATACAGTGATCAGGACAGGCTGGCTCGAAATTATATCGAACAGCAGTGCAGCTTGATGGGGATATCTGTCCAGACCGACCCGCTCGGAAATATCCGGGCACGATACAATGGGCAAGATAATTCGCTTCCTCCTGTTTGGATTGGCTCTCATATTGACAGTGTCCGAAATGGAGGAAAGTACGATGGAGTTGTTGGGGTCATATCGGCTTTAGAGGTACTGAACGTCCTGTATGAGAATCAGATAACGCCTCTCAGGCCAGTGGAACTTGTTATTTTCGCAGAAGAGGAAGGCTCCAATTTTGGGACAACGATGATAGGAAGCAAAGCTATCGTTGG comes from the Eubacteriaceae bacterium Marseille-Q4139 genome and includes:
- a CDS encoding cell wall-binding protein; the encoded protein is MKKRMIGAAVIGVSALMTLGTAFTSLADWTMDNGEWVYTLNNGEFFKDGWKEDGGHSYYLGSDGYMVRSRLLEINENYYYVNSSGAMVKNEWRELENTSQQSSSVPNDVNWYYFGSDGRAYRSKNGKAAVEEIGGKKYVFDEYGRMLTGWISESGEALTDESAWQDALYYGDGDNNGGALIVNNWLYTSVQDYDNEDDIEPSYWFYFSAAGKKKTSDQETINGKKYYFNEHGAAQTGWVQEDGDEHWHYYGDEEDCSLRTGWFEAVPDEDMDSEGYSDGTSYWFYAASDGDLAVSQIKTISGDVYAFNEYGELMTGLKKMRVENKEILAYDDIESEDDLPGDDEDDWGVYYMDENNGRVKTGNATIDLDGNTYTYAFKSSGSDKGRGIDGVDGNYIYDNGRRLRAESGTKYEIVVHDGTEYLVNTSGLLAKKKKNVTDSDGVYYCTDSEGRVTYTGYDRYTED